One Syngnathoides biaculeatus isolate LvHL_M chromosome 4, ASM1980259v1, whole genome shotgun sequence DNA window includes the following coding sequences:
- the tti2 gene encoding TELO2-interacting protein 2 isoform X1, translated as MRQKLSVSPLLWNPRFVGSGCREETFHRRTRPKRKCPSRRARSLFSSFSLGDDFRNVLLKVDLTVVAAPQTTMSEFSQLLDELDGDAADDPPPSSAATLLAKLRRRLIDGPPDPSRLVDALAAFLRAADPRWLFEPADGAAALEAAYASAVGALTALPPSEPARGGPPAADVHAHVPDAAARVCAALRGLLGKAEAAGPDGGARGVLMAVAPHVCVYVATHAQDQPWTSRASREAARRLGTALLAAGGWRDAAHMLTGERDAVGGGLLEAVLDVLRPGLSGEASQRDDRAEAAFAWTLFQVPRPCLAPHLPRLLGPALLLSDHHEPRKCMLGLRCLHHIVDNTASSELRALKRADVMYDALLRLAYGAKSADVMQLVLRCLLDLLAVLESPTSSVPAPRRARRHDDVLRLILTRMEAEHEAALRRVYAGALPAYLERMGAHACRHLRRLGRVVPAYLEVSDAPEEVARICALRALERILEAAWPRLAASVSVWLPSLLRLLADATSEPRPRRDAAHELRRRAARCAALLVAAAGGERLRVSVRVQNCKCLACVTTHDVTMCVRLTLHVFHHTKVRAQLLFFLTQVVCAHLYHDTTICF; from the exons ATGAGACAAAAGTTGTCCGTTTCGCCGTTGCTGTGGAACCCTCGATTCGTTGGTTCCGGTTGCCGGGAGGAAACATTTCACAGACGAACGCGCCCGAAGCGGAAGTGTCCCTCGCGTCGTGCTCGGAGCCTTTTCAGCTCTTTCTCACTTGGCGATGATTTCCGAAATGTCCTTTTGAAAG tcGATCTGACAGTTGTTGCGGCGCCGCAGACGACCATGTCGGAATTTTCCCAATTACTGGACGAGCTTGACGGGGACGCCGCCGACGACCCCCCGCCCTCGTCGGCGGCGACGTTGTTGGCCAAACTGCGGCGGCGTCTGATCGACGGCCCGCCGGACCCGAGCCGTCTCGTCGACGCGCTGGCCGCCTTCCTCCGAGCGGCCGATCCCCGTTGGCTGTTCGAGCCGGCCGACGGCGCGGCGGCCCTGGAGGCGGCGTACGCGTCCGCCGTCGGCGCTCTGACCGCCCTCCCGCCGTCGGAGCCCGCCCGCGGCGGCCCCCCGGCGGCCGACGTCCACGCGCACGTGCCGGACGCGGCCGCCCGCGTGTGCGCCGCCCTGCGAGGCCTGCTGGGAAAAGCGGAGGCGGCGGGCCCGGACGGAGGCGCCCGAGGGGTCCTGATGGCCGTGGCGCCGCACGTGTGCGTGTATGTCGCCACGCACGCGCAG GACCAGCCGTGGACCAGCCGCGCGTCCCGGGAAGCGGCCCGTCGTCTCGGGACGGCGCTGCTCGCGGCCGGAGGCTGGCGAGACGCCGCCCACATGCTGACGGGGGAGCGGGACGCTGTCGGGGGGGGCCTTCTGGAAGCAGTCCTGGACGTCCTGCGGCCTGGGCTCAGCGG GGAAGCGAGCCAGAGGGACGACCGGGCGGAGGCGGCGTTTGCCTGGACGCTCTTCCAG GTGCCGCGCCCCTGCCTGGCCCCTCACCTGCCCCGCCTCCTGGGCCCCGCCCTCCTCCTCAGCGACCACCACGAGCCCCGAAAGTGCATGCTGGGACTTCGCTGCCTGCACCACATCGTGGACAACACG GCTTCCAGCGAGTTGCGCGCCTTGAAGCGGGCGGACGTGATGTACGACGCCTTGCTCAGACTCGCCTACGGCGCCAAAAGCGCCGACGTCATGCAG CTCGTTCTGCGTTGTCTGCTGGACCTGCTGGCGGTTTTGGAGAGCCCCACCTCGTCCGTCCCCGCCCCGCGGAGGGCCCGTCGCCACGACGACGTGCTGCGGCTGATCCTCACGCGCATGGAGGCCGAACACGAGGCGGCGCTCAGGAGAGTCTACGCGGGGGCGCTGCCGGCCTACCTGgaaag GATGGGGGCGCACGCCTGTCGTCACCTCCGTCGTCTGGGCCGCGTGGTGCCCGCCTACCTGGAGGTCAGCGACGCCCCCGAAGAGGTCGCCAGAATCTGCGCCCTTCGGGCCCTCGAACGCATCTTGGAGGCGGCGTGGCCACG GTTAgcggctagcgttagcgtgtggCTGCCGTCTTTGCTGCGCCTGCTGGCGGACGCGACCTCCGAGCCCCGCCCCCGCCGGGACGCCGCGCACGAGTTGCGCCGTCGAGCCGCCCGATGCGCCGCCCTGCTGGTGGCCGCTGCTGGCGGCGAGCGCCTGCGGgtgagtgtgcgtgtgcaaAACTGCAAGTGTCTTGCGTGTGTGACAACACACGATGTTACGATGTGTGTGCGTTTAACGCTGCATGTTTTCCATCACACGAAGGTGCGTGCGCAACTCTTGTTTTTCTTGACACAAGTTGTGTGTGCGCACCTTTATCACGACACAACTATTTGTTTTTAA
- the tti2 gene encoding TELO2-interacting protein 2 isoform X2 produces the protein MRQKLSVSPLLWNPRFVGSGCREETFHRRTRPKRKCPSRRARSLFSSFSLGDDFRNVLLKVDLTVVAAPQTTMSEFSQLLDELDGDAADDPPPSSAATLLAKLRRRLIDGPPDPSRLVDALAAFLRAADPRWLFEPADGAAALEAAYASAVGALTALPPSEPARGGPPAADVHAHVPDAAARVCAALRGLLGKAEAAGPDGGARGVLMAVAPHVCVYVATHAQDQPWTSRASREAARRLGTALLAAGGWRDAAHMLTGERDAVGGGLLEAVLDVLRPGLSGEASQRDDRAEAAFAWTLFQVPRPCLAPHLPRLLGPALLLSDHHEPRKCMLGLRCLHHIVDNTASSELRALKRADVMYDALLRLAYGAKSADVMQLVLRCLLDLLAVLESPTSSVPAPRRARRHDDVLRLILTRMEAEHEAALRRVYAGALPAYLERMGAHACRHLRRLGRVVPAYLEVSDAPEEVARICALRALERILEAAWPRLAASVSVWLPSLLRLLADATSEPRPRRDAAHELRRRAARCAALLVAAAGGERLRVDVKSFTADVTSYVATVTTATES, from the exons ATGAGACAAAAGTTGTCCGTTTCGCCGTTGCTGTGGAACCCTCGATTCGTTGGTTCCGGTTGCCGGGAGGAAACATTTCACAGACGAACGCGCCCGAAGCGGAAGTGTCCCTCGCGTCGTGCTCGGAGCCTTTTCAGCTCTTTCTCACTTGGCGATGATTTCCGAAATGTCCTTTTGAAAG tcGATCTGACAGTTGTTGCGGCGCCGCAGACGACCATGTCGGAATTTTCCCAATTACTGGACGAGCTTGACGGGGACGCCGCCGACGACCCCCCGCCCTCGTCGGCGGCGACGTTGTTGGCCAAACTGCGGCGGCGTCTGATCGACGGCCCGCCGGACCCGAGCCGTCTCGTCGACGCGCTGGCCGCCTTCCTCCGAGCGGCCGATCCCCGTTGGCTGTTCGAGCCGGCCGACGGCGCGGCGGCCCTGGAGGCGGCGTACGCGTCCGCCGTCGGCGCTCTGACCGCCCTCCCGCCGTCGGAGCCCGCCCGCGGCGGCCCCCCGGCGGCCGACGTCCACGCGCACGTGCCGGACGCGGCCGCCCGCGTGTGCGCCGCCCTGCGAGGCCTGCTGGGAAAAGCGGAGGCGGCGGGCCCGGACGGAGGCGCCCGAGGGGTCCTGATGGCCGTGGCGCCGCACGTGTGCGTGTATGTCGCCACGCACGCGCAG GACCAGCCGTGGACCAGCCGCGCGTCCCGGGAAGCGGCCCGTCGTCTCGGGACGGCGCTGCTCGCGGCCGGAGGCTGGCGAGACGCCGCCCACATGCTGACGGGGGAGCGGGACGCTGTCGGGGGGGGCCTTCTGGAAGCAGTCCTGGACGTCCTGCGGCCTGGGCTCAGCGG GGAAGCGAGCCAGAGGGACGACCGGGCGGAGGCGGCGTTTGCCTGGACGCTCTTCCAG GTGCCGCGCCCCTGCCTGGCCCCTCACCTGCCCCGCCTCCTGGGCCCCGCCCTCCTCCTCAGCGACCACCACGAGCCCCGAAAGTGCATGCTGGGACTTCGCTGCCTGCACCACATCGTGGACAACACG GCTTCCAGCGAGTTGCGCGCCTTGAAGCGGGCGGACGTGATGTACGACGCCTTGCTCAGACTCGCCTACGGCGCCAAAAGCGCCGACGTCATGCAG CTCGTTCTGCGTTGTCTGCTGGACCTGCTGGCGGTTTTGGAGAGCCCCACCTCGTCCGTCCCCGCCCCGCGGAGGGCCCGTCGCCACGACGACGTGCTGCGGCTGATCCTCACGCGCATGGAGGCCGAACACGAGGCGGCGCTCAGGAGAGTCTACGCGGGGGCGCTGCCGGCCTACCTGgaaag GATGGGGGCGCACGCCTGTCGTCACCTCCGTCGTCTGGGCCGCGTGGTGCCCGCCTACCTGGAGGTCAGCGACGCCCCCGAAGAGGTCGCCAGAATCTGCGCCCTTCGGGCCCTCGAACGCATCTTGGAGGCGGCGTGGCCACG GTTAgcggctagcgttagcgtgtggCTGCCGTCTTTGCTGCGCCTGCTGGCGGACGCGACCTCCGAGCCCCGCCCCCGCCGGGACGCCGCGCACGAGTTGCGCCGTCGAGCCGCCCGATGCGCCGCCCTGCTGGTGGCCGCTGCTGGCGGCGAGCGCCTGCGG GTCGACGTGAAATCTTTTACAGCTGACGTCACAAGTTATGTCGCAACGGTAACCACGGCAACAGAGAGCTGA
- the tti2 gene encoding TELO2-interacting protein 2 isoform X3, whose amino-acid sequence MSEFSQLLDELDGDAADDPPPSSAATLLAKLRRRLIDGPPDPSRLVDALAAFLRAADPRWLFEPADGAAALEAAYASAVGALTALPPSEPARGGPPAADVHAHVPDAAARVCAALRGLLGKAEAAGPDGGARGVLMAVAPHVCVYVATHAQDQPWTSRASREAARRLGTALLAAGGWRDAAHMLTGERDAVGGGLLEAVLDVLRPGLSGEASQRDDRAEAAFAWTLFQVPRPCLAPHLPRLLGPALLLSDHHEPRKCMLGLRCLHHIVDNTASSELRALKRADVMYDALLRLAYGAKSADVMQLVLRCLLDLLAVLESPTSSVPAPRRARRHDDVLRLILTRMEAEHEAALRRVYAGALPAYLERMGAHACRHLRRLGRVVPAYLEVSDAPEEVARICALRALERILEAAWPRLAASVSVWLPSLLRLLADATSEPRPRRDAAHELRRRAARCAALLVAAAGGERLRVSVRVQNCKCLACVTTHDVTMCVRLTLHVFHHTKVRAQLLFFLTQVVCAHLYHDTTICF is encoded by the exons ATGTCGGAATTTTCCCAATTACTGGACGAGCTTGACGGGGACGCCGCCGACGACCCCCCGCCCTCGTCGGCGGCGACGTTGTTGGCCAAACTGCGGCGGCGTCTGATCGACGGCCCGCCGGACCCGAGCCGTCTCGTCGACGCGCTGGCCGCCTTCCTCCGAGCGGCCGATCCCCGTTGGCTGTTCGAGCCGGCCGACGGCGCGGCGGCCCTGGAGGCGGCGTACGCGTCCGCCGTCGGCGCTCTGACCGCCCTCCCGCCGTCGGAGCCCGCCCGCGGCGGCCCCCCGGCGGCCGACGTCCACGCGCACGTGCCGGACGCGGCCGCCCGCGTGTGCGCCGCCCTGCGAGGCCTGCTGGGAAAAGCGGAGGCGGCGGGCCCGGACGGAGGCGCCCGAGGGGTCCTGATGGCCGTGGCGCCGCACGTGTGCGTGTATGTCGCCACGCACGCGCAG GACCAGCCGTGGACCAGCCGCGCGTCCCGGGAAGCGGCCCGTCGTCTCGGGACGGCGCTGCTCGCGGCCGGAGGCTGGCGAGACGCCGCCCACATGCTGACGGGGGAGCGGGACGCTGTCGGGGGGGGCCTTCTGGAAGCAGTCCTGGACGTCCTGCGGCCTGGGCTCAGCGG GGAAGCGAGCCAGAGGGACGACCGGGCGGAGGCGGCGTTTGCCTGGACGCTCTTCCAG GTGCCGCGCCCCTGCCTGGCCCCTCACCTGCCCCGCCTCCTGGGCCCCGCCCTCCTCCTCAGCGACCACCACGAGCCCCGAAAGTGCATGCTGGGACTTCGCTGCCTGCACCACATCGTGGACAACACG GCTTCCAGCGAGTTGCGCGCCTTGAAGCGGGCGGACGTGATGTACGACGCCTTGCTCAGACTCGCCTACGGCGCCAAAAGCGCCGACGTCATGCAG CTCGTTCTGCGTTGTCTGCTGGACCTGCTGGCGGTTTTGGAGAGCCCCACCTCGTCCGTCCCCGCCCCGCGGAGGGCCCGTCGCCACGACGACGTGCTGCGGCTGATCCTCACGCGCATGGAGGCCGAACACGAGGCGGCGCTCAGGAGAGTCTACGCGGGGGCGCTGCCGGCCTACCTGgaaag GATGGGGGCGCACGCCTGTCGTCACCTCCGTCGTCTGGGCCGCGTGGTGCCCGCCTACCTGGAGGTCAGCGACGCCCCCGAAGAGGTCGCCAGAATCTGCGCCCTTCGGGCCCTCGAACGCATCTTGGAGGCGGCGTGGCCACG GTTAgcggctagcgttagcgtgtggCTGCCGTCTTTGCTGCGCCTGCTGGCGGACGCGACCTCCGAGCCCCGCCCCCGCCGGGACGCCGCGCACGAGTTGCGCCGTCGAGCCGCCCGATGCGCCGCCCTGCTGGTGGCCGCTGCTGGCGGCGAGCGCCTGCGGgtgagtgtgcgtgtgcaaAACTGCAAGTGTCTTGCGTGTGTGACAACACACGATGTTACGATGTGTGTGCGTTTAACGCTGCATGTTTTCCATCACACGAAGGTGCGTGCGCAACTCTTGTTTTTCTTGACACAAGTTGTGTGTGCGCACCTTTATCACGACACAACTATTTGTTTTTAA
- the LOC133498993 gene encoding uncharacterized protein LOC133498993, with protein sequence MSVGPRDGAGRLDDALSRIATETRQIRELERQLTYGRTLADELPQEDPDGILGCLPKYLRGLRLEVSDLQAENEALQRRPEATRTRRRRLTDSEAPAALKTEARALERQKAELEAELRNLREELNPRFRLGQRPSTYQKKEQKQPDRNRVAQLEDRVTRYRDRVVRLRDRVTRYRDRVARPESGKPGSVAHGRTSCRPSGDAARVRADPSASPPRRHTDKDDSTWARVCGEVRCVERTLEKRRAELREADRRLTAARARLRSQGAGPRASCRQTAPGHSLFNRILCDKEAELGNGTRAERRRPSREEAELRNRDAASRELCAAIHKLSELTSACREDRARLDRMVTRVAPKTASEHPATKTPKVDCQAATHARITLTRRRR encoded by the exons ATGAGCGTCGGGCCGAGAGACGGGGCCGGTCGCCTCGACGACGCCCTGTCCCGCATCGCCACGGAGACGCGACAGATCCGAGAGCTGGAACGGCAGCTGACGTACG GGCGGACTTTGGCCGACGAGCTCCCGCAGGAGGACCCGGACGGGATCCTGGGCTGCCTTCCCAAATACCTCCGAGGACTTCGACTGGAG GTCAGCGACCTGCAAGCTGAGAACGAAGCTCTTCAGCGCCGCCCGGAGGCCACTCGGACTCGCCGCAGACGGCTCACGGACTCG GAGGCGCCGGCGGCGCTGAAGACGGAGGCTCGCGCTCTGGAGAGGCAGAAGGCGGAGCTAGAGGCGGAGCTGAGGAATCTGAGGGAGGAGCTAAACCCACGTTTCAGACTGGGACAG CGACCCAGCACCTACcaaaaaaaggagcaaaagCAGCCGGACCGGAACCGTGTAGCCCAGCTAGAAGACCGCGTGACGCGATACCGGGACCGCGTCGTCCGGCTGCGAGACCGGGTGACCCGATACCGGGACCGGGTAGCCCGACCGGAATCTGGGAAACCGGGAAGTGTCGCGCACGGGAGGACGTCCTGTCGTCCGTCGGGGGACGCCGCGCGCGTTCGCGCGGACCCGTCGGCGTCGCCCCCGCGACGCCACACGGACAA AGATGACTCCACATGGGCGCGCGTGTGCGGCGAAGTGCGTTGCGTGGAGCGGACGCTGGAAAAAAGACGAGCGGAACTTCGCGAGGCCGACAGACGGCTGACGGCCGCGCGGGCGCGTCTACGCAGCCAGGGGGCGGGGCCACGCGCGTCCTGCCGCCAGACGGCGCCGGGCCACAG CCTTTTCAACAGAATTCTTTGCGACAAGGAGGCGGAGCTCGGCAACGGGACGAGGGCGGAGCGTCGGCGCCCGAGCCGAGAGGAGGCGGAGCTGAGGAATCGAGATGCGGCGTCCCGCGAGCTTTGCGCCGCCATACATAA ACTTTCCGAGCTCACGTCGGCGTGTCGGGAGGATCGCGCGCGTTTGGACCGGATGGTCACTCGG GTGGCGCCAAAAACCGCATCCGAACATCCGGCGACGAAAACACCAAAGGTCGACTGCCAAGCTGCAACGCACGCCCGCATCACGTTAACGCGTCGTCGCCGGTGA
- the LOC133498997 gene encoding cip1-interacting zinc finger protein-like, whose protein sequence is MVSSSMWPPRLQGATGRQTDRQTDAHREEDPSRREEADPERTTSLRLQPDFRLLDDCGAPLGSKVISMDKRQKKPNSLSSPNRSEEAGGDVPPDSAAPASRGARPPGRQPAAQLRDAGQTSESACSLKVTIQQGGASREFTQEDETEAEQGAGLRCHMCGVTRRSPQLRRRRCASVQEFEEHMSGPAHLAKREAVTRAIGAAAHALADRRRRWCRTCQTAFAGHVVSHRQSKQHKACKRASRPFCAPCGRHLKTPRKFVEHMKSDEHRRQLGAKAAQEEELITVDAVGCFVEEAEPGREEEAAALNDHQD, encoded by the exons ATGGTTTCGTCTTCGATGTGGCCTCCCCGCCTGCAGGGGGCgacaggcagacagacagacagacagacagacgcgCATCGGGAAGAAGATCCGAGCAGGCGCGAGGAAGCGGACCCTGAGCGGACCACCTCGCTTCGCCTCCAGCCGGACTTTCGGCTTCTcg ATGACTGCGGAGCACCGTTGGGGTCAAAGGTTATCAGCATGGACAAGCGTCAGAAGAAGCCCAACAG TTTGTCAAGCCCAAACAGGTCGGAGGAGGCCGGCGGCGACGTGCCGCCCGACAGTGCCGCGCCTGCGTCGCGTGGCGCTCGTCCTCCCGGGCGGCAGCCGGCAGCGCAACTTCGCGACGCCGGCCAAACTTCGGAG AGCGCGTGTTCGCTGAAGGTGACCATCCAGCAGGGCGGCGCCAGTCGAGAGTTCACGCAGGAGGATGAGACGGAGGCCGAGCAGGGGGCGGGGCTCCGCTGTCACATGTGCGGGGTCACGCGTCGCTCCCCGCAG CTCCGCCGCCGTCGCTGTGCGTCTGTGCAGGAATTTGAGGAGCACATGAGCGGCCCCGCCCACCTGGCCAAGCGCGAGGCCGTCACGCGCGCCATCGGCGCCGCCGCGCACGCGCTCGCCGACAG ACGGCGCCGCTGGTGCCGCACGTGTCAGACCGCCTTTGCCGGCCACGTCGTCAGCCACCGACAAAGCAAACAACACAAG GCGTGCAAGCGCGCGTCGAGGCCGTTCTGCGCGCCGTGCGGCCGCCACCTGAAGACGCCGCGCAAGTTCGTCGAGCACATGAAGTCCGACGAGCACAGGCGGCAG TTGGGCGCGAAGGCGGCTCAGGAGGAGGAGCTCATCACCGTGGACGCCGTCGGCTGTTTTGTGGAGGAGGCGGAGCCCGGGCGGGAAGAGGAGGCGGCCGCTTTGAACGACCACCAAGATTAG